In the genome of Flaviflexus ciconiae, one region contains:
- the nusA gene encoding transcription termination factor NusA — protein sequence MDIQMSELRIVESELGISVDVLVGAIEDALLHAYHRVPGAIGQARVELDRTSGKATVWAVEFDDDGEPVGEFDDTPNDFGRIATSTARSIIAQRLRDAEADRVLGSFKGKQGTIVSGVVQAAPPRSNPEDIYVNVGEHEAILRKDEQVPTERFRHGDRLRAYVTDVSVGHRGATVRLSRSHPELVRRLFEAEVPEIEGGDVEIVALAREAGHRTKLAVWSADESINAKGACIGQHGQRVRAVMEELGGEKIDIVDYDDDPALFIGASLSPARVTQVDILNADARQARAVVPDDQASLAIGKEAQNVRLAAKLTGWSIDIRKESEMAAARAEAEAAAARRAEEAAAAAELDDSAEYDDDFDESDDTEN from the coding sequence GTGGATATTCAGATGAGCGAGCTGCGGATCGTCGAATCCGAGCTCGGAATTAGTGTCGACGTTCTGGTCGGCGCAATCGAGGATGCACTTCTGCACGCCTACCACCGTGTCCCGGGAGCAATCGGCCAGGCCCGAGTTGAGCTTGACCGCACCTCCGGCAAGGCAACCGTCTGGGCCGTCGAGTTTGATGACGACGGTGAGCCCGTCGGCGAGTTTGACGACACCCCGAACGACTTTGGGCGCATCGCGACTTCAACCGCGCGTTCGATCATTGCGCAGCGTCTGCGCGATGCCGAGGCAGACCGCGTCCTTGGCTCCTTTAAGGGCAAGCAGGGGACCATCGTTTCCGGCGTTGTGCAGGCGGCCCCGCCTCGCTCCAACCCCGAAGATATTTACGTCAACGTCGGTGAGCACGAGGCGATCCTCCGCAAGGACGAGCAGGTTCCCACCGAACGTTTCCGCCACGGTGACCGGCTCCGCGCCTACGTCACCGATGTGTCCGTTGGTCACCGCGGTGCCACCGTCCGCCTGTCCCGCTCCCACCCGGAGCTGGTCCGCCGTCTCTTCGAGGCCGAGGTTCCCGAGATCGAGGGCGGAGATGTTGAGATCGTTGCCCTTGCTCGCGAGGCTGGCCACCGGACGAAGCTTGCCGTGTGGAGCGCTGACGAGTCGATCAACGCCAAGGGTGCCTGTATCGGACAGCACGGACAGCGCGTCCGCGCCGTCATGGAGGAGCTTGGTGGAGAGAAGATCGATATCGTCGACTACGACGACGATCCCGCTCTGTTCATCGGGGCCTCCCTGTCGCCCGCACGCGTCACCCAGGTCGACATCCTCAACGCGGATGCTCGCCAGGCCCGCGCGGTCGTTCCCGACGACCAGGCATCGCTCGCCATCGGCAAGGAAGCGCAGAATGTACGCCTCGCCGCAAAGCTGACCGGCTGGTCAATCGATATCCGTAAGGAATCGGAAATGGCGGCGGCACGCGCCGAAGCCGAAGCAGCCGCAGCTCGCCGGGCTGAAGAGGCCGCGGCAGCCGCTGAACTCGATGACTCAGCCGAGTACGACGACGATTTCGACGAGTCTGACGACACGGAGAATTGA
- the truB gene encoding tRNA pseudouridine(55) synthase TruB: MIDVPRGAAPAQSGILIVDKPAAATSHDVVAAVRRLAHTRKVGHAGTLDPAATGVLVIGIGAGTKLLTYLSGADKDYLSTFRLGQETDTEDADGQIISTPGLTATDEQIDVALASLTGTIEQIPSAYSAKKIDGKRAYDLARAGEKVDLKAATVTIDRLDRTSPVTRHDDLADFDVEVSCSTGTYVRALARQTANALGSAGHITYLRRTRVGGFDLSEAHTIESLIEQAQSGPISVLPMAEAAKRSMPSVQITAEQETALRYGQFIDLDVESFPVALIRDDTLVAIGTKRGNQVGPATVFA; encoded by the coding sequence ATGATCGACGTCCCTCGAGGAGCGGCACCCGCACAGTCCGGCATCCTCATAGTCGACAAGCCCGCCGCTGCCACCTCTCACGATGTGGTGGCGGCGGTTCGCCGTCTCGCCCACACCCGCAAAGTCGGCCACGCCGGCACCCTCGACCCTGCGGCAACGGGGGTGCTCGTCATTGGCATCGGCGCAGGGACCAAGCTCCTGACCTACCTGTCGGGAGCCGACAAGGACTATCTGTCAACGTTCCGGCTCGGCCAAGAGACCGACACCGAGGACGCCGATGGACAAATCATCTCCACCCCCGGGCTGACAGCAACCGATGAACAAATAGATGTTGCCCTTGCCTCCCTCACCGGAACGATCGAGCAGATTCCGTCCGCCTACTCGGCCAAGAAGATCGACGGCAAACGCGCCTACGATCTGGCGCGGGCGGGAGAGAAAGTTGACCTGAAGGCCGCGACTGTCACCATCGACCGTCTTGATCGCACGTCTCCGGTTACTCGCCACGATGATCTGGCTGACTTCGATGTCGAAGTGAGTTGCTCCACCGGTACCTACGTGCGGGCCCTCGCCCGGCAAACCGCGAATGCTCTCGGATCCGCTGGCCACATCACCTATCTGCGACGCACGAGAGTTGGCGGCTTCGACCTTTCTGAAGCTCACACGATTGAGTCCCTGATCGAGCAAGCTCAGTCCGGCCCTATCTCAGTCCTCCCCATGGCAGAGGCCGCGAAACGCTCCATGCCATCCGTGCAGATCACGGCCGAGCAGGAGACGGCACTGCGCTACGGCCAGTTCATCGACCTTGACGTTGAGTCCTTCCCCGTTGCTCTTATCCGCGATGACACCCTTGTTGCTATCGGCACGAAACGAGGCAACCAGGTTGGCCCGGCAACGGTCTTCGCTTAG
- a CDS encoding CdaR family transcriptional regulator, with translation MKISVENAQRIVSEISSVLGEDVNLMDRSAVIMASTDPNRIGNHHLGAERVITEQLDRLIIEPHDRLPGVRPGLNLPIWVEGEITGVLGITGDPATFTTPAHVLQKMTEILLRETHVRERAERHGRSYSRFLEAWLTDTREPTPEIVTEGNDFNIDVRAAYVVATARVTSAGSPTKPAASSSFQAEVDRMSELVLEEARARGAITALLASRIVILIPHAVLDKNPMGSRDSSAYSQSSEQLAMIVSWLDHLARRVRAESTLRLAVGLSGIGLRGPQATDQAEKALSHALHSPTDIHRYDGLTIELLLSATPARERQAFVLRVFEGLPAEHRDELIRSLRAYFDADGSLSRAADILFIHKNTLTGRLNRIADSTGLDPRRIADAAILWLALQLTP, from the coding sequence GTGAAGATCTCTGTCGAGAATGCTCAGCGGATCGTGTCCGAGATCAGTTCGGTCCTTGGCGAGGACGTGAATCTCATGGACCGGTCTGCGGTCATCATGGCAAGCACGGACCCTAACCGGATCGGCAACCATCACCTTGGGGCGGAACGAGTCATCACGGAGCAGCTTGATCGGCTGATCATTGAGCCGCACGACCGGCTGCCAGGGGTCCGCCCGGGCCTCAACCTACCGATCTGGGTCGAAGGCGAAATCACGGGCGTTCTTGGCATCACCGGTGATCCCGCCACCTTCACCACCCCGGCCCACGTGTTGCAGAAAATGACGGAAATTCTCCTGCGGGAAACCCACGTCCGGGAACGAGCGGAACGGCACGGCAGATCCTATTCTCGGTTCCTTGAGGCCTGGTTGACCGACACTCGGGAGCCCACTCCCGAGATTGTCACCGAAGGTAACGACTTCAACATCGATGTTCGTGCGGCCTACGTCGTTGCTACCGCCAGGGTCACTTCAGCAGGCAGCCCCACCAAACCCGCTGCCTCCTCCTCGTTCCAAGCCGAGGTGGATCGCATGAGCGAACTGGTTCTTGAAGAAGCACGCGCCCGCGGGGCAATCACCGCTCTTCTCGCCTCTCGTATCGTCATCCTTATCCCCCATGCTGTCCTCGACAAGAATCCGATGGGAAGTCGAGATAGTTCCGCTTACTCGCAGTCTTCAGAACAACTGGCGATGATCGTCTCCTGGCTTGATCATCTCGCGCGGAGGGTGCGGGCAGAGTCCACCCTCAGGCTCGCTGTGGGACTTTCCGGTATCGGCCTGCGCGGGCCGCAGGCAACCGATCAGGCGGAGAAAGCGCTGAGCCACGCACTTCACTCCCCCACCGACATTCATCGTTATGACGGGCTGACCATCGAATTGCTACTGTCGGCCACTCCCGCGCGGGAACGACAGGCATTCGTTCTCCGAGTCTTCGAGGGGCTGCCTGCAGAGCATCGCGATGAGCTCATTCGGTCCCTTCGTGCCTATTTCGACGCAGACGGATCACTCTCCCGAGCCGCCGACATTCTTTTCATTCACAAGAACACCCTCACCGGCAGGCTCAACCGCATCGCGGACTCGACGGGACTGGACCCTCGCAGGATCGCAGATGCTGCAATTCTCTGGCTTGCCCTTCAACTCACGCCGTAG
- the rbfA gene encoding 30S ribosome-binding factor RbfA, with the protein MAENPRARKVADRIQEIVAVMIDRKLKDPRLGMVTVTDVRVTGDLQHATIFYTVLGDETVLRSSGTALESAKGMIRSEVGKQLGLRLTPTIEFVADALPVTAQSIEDALVAARARDAELARQRESAKPAGDSDPYKKPADDSE; encoded by the coding sequence ATGGCCGAAAACCCTCGCGCCCGCAAGGTCGCCGATCGCATCCAGGAGATCGTGGCCGTCATGATCGACCGGAAGCTCAAGGATCCGCGGCTCGGCATGGTCACCGTGACCGATGTTCGAGTTACCGGCGACCTGCAGCACGCAACGATCTTCTACACCGTCCTCGGTGACGAAACGGTTCTCCGTTCGTCCGGCACGGCTCTCGAGTCCGCAAAAGGCATGATCCGTTCCGAGGTGGGCAAGCAGCTTGGCTTGCGGCTCACCCCGACCATCGAGTTCGTTGCGGATGCTCTTCCGGTGACCGCGCAGTCCATTGAGGACGCTCTGGTCGCGGCGCGCGCACGCGATGCCGAACTGGCTCGTCAGCGCGAGTCGGCGAAGCCCGCGGGCGACTCCGATCCGTACAAGAAGCCGGCCGACGACAGCGAATGA
- a CDS encoding ribosome maturation factor RimP: MKDVEKIHEVLAPAVAGAGLFLEQVELKPAGKRTLLRVTVDLADGPGGVDSDQLTDVSRVISETLDESPDAPAGQYVLEVSTPGATRKLTEPRHFRRAEGRKVILTTADGEVTGRLESVEGDTLAISNNGHTQEIAISDVVNARVDVEL; encoded by the coding sequence ATGAAAGACGTCGAAAAGATCCACGAGGTGCTGGCACCGGCAGTTGCCGGTGCCGGGCTCTTCCTGGAACAAGTTGAACTCAAGCCCGCCGGTAAGCGCACTCTCCTGCGCGTAACCGTTGACCTGGCAGATGGTCCCGGGGGAGTGGACTCCGATCAGCTCACCGACGTCTCTCGCGTCATCTCCGAGACCCTCGATGAAAGCCCGGACGCTCCCGCGGGACAGTATGTTCTCGAGGTTTCCACCCCCGGAGCAACACGTAAGCTCACCGAGCCGCGCCACTTCCGACGTGCGGAAGGCCGCAAAGTCATCCTTACCACTGCCGATGGCGAGGTTACGGGGCGTCTTGAGTCGGTCGAAGGCGATACACTGGCGATCAGCAATAACGGGCATACCCAGGAGATCGCAATCTCCGACGTGGTCAATGCTCGTGTGGACGTCGAACTCTAG
- a CDS encoding GntP family permease, with amino-acid sequence MTGIPLIIVFVLAIALMIFMISVWKIHPFISIMLIALGFGLIGGIPLVNQLDADGEVEVNGIATVIGQGFSGTFTSIGIVIILGALIGLVLEKTGGAFQIADALVRVIGKKRPVLATQLMGWVVSIPVFCDSGFVILNPIRRALARRTGTSAVAMTVALSAGLYTAHVFIPPTPGPIAAASTLGIGDNLLVVIGLGLLVSIPSLIVSYFYALYIGKRIRTDEDDEIADDAMLEQAYDDLRTSYGKLPSVANSFLPIVVPILLMALGSIGSVFEWDGLLGDIVGFFGTPIIALAVGVVFAVVTLLSVTRGKELYDITDETLRVVGPILFITAAGGVLGRVIASTDMVVFIEDNATSFSSIGLFFPFIISAILKTAQGSSTVALVTTAGIVAPTLPALGLVTPAEIALAVMAIAAGAMTVSHANDSYFWVVTNFTGMTPQQGYRTQTTVTLLMGVTSIIFIWILGLFII; translated from the coding sequence ATGACTGGCATACCGCTCATTATCGTGTTTGTTCTCGCAATCGCGCTCATGATCTTCATGATTTCGGTGTGGAAGATCCACCCGTTTATCTCGATCATGCTTATCGCCCTCGGCTTCGGCCTGATCGGCGGCATACCCCTCGTCAACCAACTAGACGCGGACGGCGAAGTAGAAGTTAATGGCATTGCCACCGTTATTGGGCAAGGCTTCTCGGGAACGTTTACCTCGATCGGCATCGTCATCATTCTCGGTGCCCTCATCGGACTCGTTCTCGAAAAGACCGGTGGCGCCTTCCAGATCGCCGATGCTCTGGTCCGCGTCATCGGTAAGAAACGCCCGGTTCTCGCCACGCAACTCATGGGCTGGGTCGTCTCGATCCCTGTGTTCTGTGACTCCGGCTTCGTAATTCTCAACCCAATCCGTCGGGCACTTGCTAGGCGTACCGGCACCTCTGCTGTCGCCATGACCGTGGCGCTGTCCGCCGGTCTCTACACGGCCCACGTGTTCATCCCGCCCACCCCGGGCCCAATCGCCGCAGCCAGCACGCTCGGCATTGGCGACAACCTCCTGGTTGTCATCGGTCTGGGTCTTCTTGTCTCCATCCCGTCTCTCATCGTGTCCTACTTCTATGCCCTCTACATCGGCAAGCGGATCCGCACCGACGAGGACGATGAGATCGCCGATGATGCTATGTTGGAACAGGCCTACGACGACCTTCGTACCTCGTACGGCAAGCTCCCCAGCGTCGCCAACTCCTTCCTCCCGATCGTCGTTCCCATCCTCCTCATGGCACTCGGTTCGATCGGCTCCGTTTTCGAATGGGACGGCCTCCTGGGCGACATCGTTGGCTTCTTCGGCACCCCGATCATCGCGCTCGCGGTCGGCGTGGTCTTCGCCGTTGTGACGCTGCTCAGCGTGACCCGCGGTAAGGAGCTTTACGACATCACGGACGAGACGCTCCGGGTCGTCGGTCCGATCCTCTTCATCACCGCCGCCGGCGGCGTCCTCGGACGAGTTATCGCTTCGACCGACATGGTTGTCTTCATCGAGGACAACGCGACAAGCTTCTCCTCGATCGGACTGTTCTTCCCGTTCATCATCTCCGCGATCCTCAAGACCGCTCAGGGCTCCTCGACGGTTGCTCTCGTGACCACGGCAGGCATTGTCGCCCCGACACTCCCGGCCCTCGGTCTCGTTACTCCGGCGGAAATCGCCTTGGCGGTCATGGCCATCGCGGCTGGTGCCATGACCGTGTCGCATGCAAACGACTCGTACTTCTGGGTCGTCACGAACTTCACCGGCATGACACCGCAGCAGGGTTACCGCACGCAGACAACGGTCACGTTGCTCATGGGTGTCACGTCGATTATCTTCATCTGGATCCTGGGACTGTTCATCATCTAG
- a CDS encoding nucleoside hydrolase yields MTLRIILDCDPGHDDAVAILLAAGNPHVEIAAITTVGGNQTLEKVTRNALGIATLAGISAPIAAGCATPLVRDLVTSPEIHGESGLDGVTLPEPAMELDRRHAVDVMIDVVMSAEPGTITLVPTGPLTNIAMAMRKQPEIIGRVREVSLMGGGMNLGNATTAAEFNILVDPEAANLVFSAPWQVTMVGLDVTHEAQATPDVVDRFRELGTPIGNFVVDLMAFFIESNKLEQRFTAPPVHDPVALARVIDPSIVDTLNAKIVVETEGTYTTGMTLVERRPWINHVSTTHVATGLDVAKFWDLVIDSIGRL; encoded by the coding sequence ATGACGCTAAGAATCATCCTTGACTGCGATCCCGGGCATGACGATGCCGTGGCAATACTGCTCGCGGCAGGCAACCCCCATGTCGAGATTGCGGCAATCACCACCGTGGGTGGCAACCAGACTCTGGAGAAGGTCACCCGCAACGCCCTTGGCATTGCCACCCTGGCTGGAATCAGTGCACCGATAGCTGCGGGATGTGCCACTCCCCTGGTGCGTGACCTTGTCACCTCACCCGAGATTCACGGCGAGTCCGGGCTCGACGGGGTCACCTTGCCAGAGCCGGCCATGGAGCTCGACCGCAGGCACGCTGTCGACGTCATGATCGATGTGGTCATGTCCGCGGAGCCAGGCACGATCACTCTTGTTCCGACGGGGCCGCTCACGAATATTGCCATGGCCATGCGCAAACAACCCGAGATCATTGGCCGCGTGAGAGAAGTGAGCCTCATGGGTGGCGGCATGAATCTCGGCAACGCCACGACCGCAGCCGAGTTCAACATTCTTGTCGATCCCGAAGCTGCCAATCTCGTCTTCTCTGCGCCATGGCAGGTAACCATGGTGGGCCTGGACGTCACCCACGAGGCTCAGGCCACCCCCGATGTCGTTGACCGCTTCCGAGAACTCGGCACCCCGATCGGCAACTTCGTCGTTGATCTCATGGCGTTCTTCATCGAATCGAACAAATTAGAACAGCGGTTCACAGCACCGCCCGTTCACGACCCGGTAGCACTGGCCAGGGTTATTGATCCCAGCATTGTCGATACGCTCAACGCCAAGATCGTTGTCGAGACTGAAGGCACGTACACCACCGGCATGACTCTCGTAGAGCGCAGGCCCTGGATCAACCACGTTTCCACCACGCACGTGGCAACGGGCCTTGATGTCGCAAAGTTCTGGGACCTTGTTATCGACTCAATTGGGCGGCTCTAG
- a CDS encoding YlxR family protein, which produces MDTVLTHTPQRTCIACRQREPRSALVRFVAQQGKLVVDTDATLPGRGAWLHRRRACLNKALVTRSFNRHLRTQITDTTEAEARFDLGSTGAEKQEATKKAGREPMGAR; this is translated from the coding sequence ATGGACACTGTGTTGACTCATACACCTCAGCGCACGTGCATCGCCTGTCGGCAGCGGGAACCGCGGTCCGCCCTGGTCCGTTTTGTGGCGCAACAAGGAAAGCTTGTTGTTGACACGGACGCGACTCTCCCCGGGCGAGGCGCGTGGCTGCATCGTCGCCGCGCATGCCTGAACAAGGCCCTTGTGACCCGGTCGTTTAACCGTCACCTGCGTACGCAGATCACGGACACGACCGAGGCTGAGGCCCGGTTCGACTTAGGCTCAACCGGAGCCGAGAAACAAGAAGCGACGAAGAAAGCGGGTAGAGAGCCGATGGGCGCCCGATGA
- a CDS encoding SDR family NAD(P)-dependent oxidoreductase has protein sequence MTGAGNGMGEATTKLFAEEGATVYGVDIKSDALKKWEDNPNVIPVVADLLDNDDIENLFNLVKEREGKLDILANIAGINDLCYPLLDTTEERWDMVIDLDLKVPFLLSQKAVEMMLPKESGVISVGSYAAYRGNHGPSYSAAKHGLMGLTSSVAAGYADKGICCNAINPGGVNTNIAENSGGEYHEEGVKRLGMATGNVPVPYGEPIEIARAALWLSVDEAHHINGALVPVDAGLSAF, from the coding sequence ATTACCGGTGCAGGCAACGGCATGGGAGAGGCAACAACCAAGCTCTTTGCTGAAGAAGGCGCAACGGTCTACGGCGTGGATATCAAGTCGGATGCACTGAAGAAGTGGGAAGACAATCCGAATGTTATTCCTGTCGTTGCTGACCTGCTCGATAATGACGACATTGAAAACCTCTTCAACCTTGTGAAGGAGAGGGAGGGCAAACTCGATATTCTTGCGAATATCGCGGGAATTAACGACCTCTGCTATCCGCTTCTAGACACGACGGAAGAGCGGTGGGACATGGTTATCGACCTTGATCTCAAGGTTCCCTTCCTCCTGTCCCAGAAGGCTGTTGAGATGATGCTTCCGAAGGAATCCGGTGTCATCAGTGTTGGCTCCTACGCTGCGTACCGCGGTAACCACGGCCCGTCCTACTCCGCTGCTAAGCACGGACTCATGGGGCTGACGTCAAGCGTTGCGGCAGGCTATGCAGATAAGGGAATCTGCTGCAATGCGATCAACCCCGGCGGTGTGAACACAAACATCGCGGAGAACTCGGGTGGCGAGTACCACGAGGAAGGCGTGAAGAGGTTGGGCATGGCGACCGGAAACGTTCCCGTTCCCTACGGTGAGCCGATCGAGATCGCCCGTGCGGCGCTCTGGCTGTCCGTCGACGAAGCCCACCACATCAACGGCGCACTCGTCCCCGTAGATGCTGGACTTTCTGCCTTCTGA